One Ictalurus furcatus strain D&B chromosome 25, Billie_1.0, whole genome shotgun sequence DNA window includes the following coding sequences:
- the LOC128601494 gene encoding immunoglobulin alpha-2 heavy chain-like, which yields MITLFVALSLVITVKTSDVKDLQVQKVKRGENVTIKCDDFNGDKNKLVWFKQSFGKLPQFIVKPVEKTNRYGAGFNDGRFSTSVDKLFHLNIKEIKEEDSGTYFCAEELNSSLYFASGTVLVVEAEEMKQHPPTVTVMENGESLTLQCSVQAFTSSCEGQSVYWFRHGSGESHPGIIYTHGDGSDECKKSSEAGSPTQSCVYTLPKRNLPTSDNGTFYCAVAACGQILFGNGTKVKVIQIEENNWIDFVLTTSNIISVIVIMVLVGVLLKKQRKGASSDHPDNTNQADDEDVLNYAAVSFAKKPSSSRASRDKSHEDVYAQVKIK from the exons ATGATCACACTCTTTGTCGCTCTTTCTCTCGTCATAACTG TGAAAACTTCTGATGTCAAGGATCTTCAAGTTCAAAAAGTAAAGCGTGgagaaaatgtaactataaaatgtGACGACTTTAACggtgacaaaaataaattagtttGGTTCAAACAGAGTTTTGGAAAATTACCTCAGTTTATTGTTAAACCGGTGGAGAAGACGAACAGATACGGTGCAGGATTTAATGATGGACGCTTCAGTACTAGTGTAGATAAACTGTTTCATCTCAACATCAAAGAAATCAAAGAAGAGGATTCAGGAACCTATTTCTGTGCAGAAGAGCTGAATTCTTCACTATACTTTGCATCTGGAACCGTTTTGGTTGTTGAAG CTGAGGAGATGAAACAACATCCTCCGACTGTCACGGTGATGGAGAACGGAGAGTCGCTCACACTCCAGTGTTCAGTACAAGCGTTTACTTCAAGCTGTGAAGGACAGAGTGTGTACTGGTTCAGACACGGCTCAGGAGAATCTCATCCAGGAATCATTTACACTCATGGAGACGGCAGTGATGAGTGTAAGAAGAGCTCTGAGGCTGGTTCTCCTACGCAGAGCTGTGTCTACACTCTCCCCAAGAGGAACCTCCCAACCTCTGATAATGGAACGTTCTACTGTGCTGTGGCTGCGTGTGGACAAATCCTCTTTGGGAATGGAACTAAAGTGAAAGTAATTCAAATAGAAG AAAATAATTGGATTGATTTTGTCTTAACAACCTCCAACATAATATCTGTTATTGTGATCATGGTTCTGGTTGGAGttttacttaaaaaacaaagaaaag GGGCTTCCAGCGACCATCCAGATAACACAAATCAG gctgatgatgaagatgtCTTGAACTATGCAGCTGTGAGTTTTGCTAAGAAACCTTCATCCTCCAGAGCATCCAGAGACAAGAGCCATGAAGACGTTTATGcacaagttaaaataaaatag